A window of Pyrus communis chromosome 3, drPyrComm1.1, whole genome shotgun sequence genomic DNA:
CCACAATATGCTAACTGTCGACCAAACTACATAACCTCACAGTACTGCCTATTCACTCTCATTTATTCCTTCTGCACTCTCCTTCGTCCCTTGATTCTCCTTCGATGCTTATTCAATCCGAAGGCTAGAACAGGAACGGAGGAGTGCATGACTAGAAAATGAAAGCGCAAAAATCACTTCTATAAACGAAAACCAATTGAAGTCAAATGCAAGACACAACAATATTTCCGGGAAATTATCAGAGTGTAAACTGACTTCCATACCAATCTGCTGTCTATAAAAACCCCTTATGCATTTAACAACCAGATACCACCCATATCTCCCAAATGCACAGAAGGGCTGTCCTCAAATCATATTGTCAACTCAAAAAGTAAGGCAAGCAATgcaaaaccaaagaaaacagCATCTGGGTAAGACTCCCATACCAGAGAAGCAGCTTGAAATCTCCAAGAAAacagttttcttttttgtttctgggaaatGGGTGCTCACTGCTCAAGATTTTGGAGGAAAAAGGAGGTTGTTGTAAAAGAAGTAAGGCAGAAGCAAAACCCCTGAGAAAGgtaggagagagaggagagagagagagaatgattaAAAGGTAGGTGTGGTGGAATGTAGATTGCCATGGCCCATCACTctctcacaattttttttaaaattaaattaaaaatcttgcaaaatacaaaattacaaatctttcatataatataaaaatgaatcttgtacttttgttttatttaattttctcacaCCTCAATCATAGGCTCAACTAACGCTATTACAACTCACCGTGTGGGGTGGGAGTGGTGGTTTGGGGAATGAGatttattttggatttttatgtttaatgtaCGTAAATTAAGAGATTCGAGTTGttcaaatttttagatttttgtGAAGTAAGTCAGTGAGATGGACTAATAAGGATCGTAATATTGAAATTGAGTAATCCAAATTTTTCGTTCCACAAACTCTAGATACAGAGATCTGGAGTAGATCCCAATTCGTGGTTTGTAGGATTTGAAACTTCAACAAAAGCAGGCTACAGCGATGGCACAACAAACCAATATTGTCAATATCATCACGGTCTGATTGAGATGTGCTGCCTTTCTATTTCTCTGAATTTCGTCATCAAGCTTCAATCTTTagcaaaattagaaaataaaggataaaactttcttcattttgttaaaaattatgCAATCCTTTTGCAATACTCCAGACTATCCAACGCATAAATCATCACCTTATCATACAATGCACGTTTTTCACCATCTTAAAAAGTGTGGGTGATTAAGAAGGTTCATGCAATGCAAATTTTACCTGTTGAGGTTGTTTGGGAATTCGGCAGGATTCCAATTGAAGCTGGAGATTGGATGTGAAGTTGGAAAATTTGGTAGGAGATGTGATATTTTTGTTTCCTGGTGATTTCAGTATAATTGGAGAGAAACAAAGGTAGCTCCACATGCTTCTACAACCCCTTTTTTGTGGCTTAGCACTCTTTTAGTGTGTTAAACAAGTTTATGGTCAGATTAATTTTTAGGAAAATTTTGCTTTATTAAAAATCTGAAATATCGCTATTGTGACTTAACTGGATTCATCTATCTTATTATCAACAATTGTCGTTTATGAGAATTGAATTCAAGATCCCTTAAAAAGCAAGTGAAGATTGAAAGATGCAAGACCAAATGGTCATTTGCTATTACATACATCTACTACTCTTCATGGACCTCTTCTTAAGACTTGATTTACTCAGACCTAATTATGTTAAAATGGTTTGTTTgagattgtattaaatacatgtaagtatTGTAGCCAATCCCAATTCTTATACTTTATATTGAATTATAGCCAACAAACGGCAAACTTGAGGAGAGAAATACCCTCTTCTTTAGACTTGATTTACTTAATCCTAATTATGGTAGAATGGTTTGTTCGAGATTGTATTATACACATATAAGTATTGTAGCCAATCCCAATTCTCATATGCCAATTTTATACTAAATTAGCCAACAAATGGCAAACTCaatgagaaaaatattaattaaaaatgtaaaTTCAGACAATTGGTCCCGACGAGGCTCAAAATTGTGACCTTCGGCTCATAAGAGCCACGCTCTAACCAACTGAGCCACGAGACcaattacattttttaattttttctaaaCTTTATTTAAGAATTAATTATGTGCTAATCACCATACGTACATTTCTTAATGCCAAATTGCTAAGTTTACTTGTGAtctttatgtttatgtttttcttcACAGTCTGAATTATATTTGCTGTAACATTTAGATATTGGCTACAATGAAAAGCCTATTTTGCTGTAATAATATTTGGTGTTTACCACCAACAACTATCTTATAAGTACCATCCGATAACAGTGGTAAGAAGAACATGTAAAGTTTGAGTTTGATTAGTCATGAAACTGCTAGCTTAAGACCATCCGATAACAATGGTAAGAACATAAACCAGCAGCAGTGATATGGGGTACAGGATGTATGCTAGAATGCATGTCCACAATGGGAACCTTCTGCTGAAGCTTGCAGAAAGACCAACCGCTATcgaaataattaaaacaacTAAAACTTCAGCAGCCACATCCCATGATAAATTGCGTATGTAAACAAGAGCCAAAAATATGACCAACCCCACAATATTGTTCATGAATGCAGCGTTGTAAATCTGCAGAGAACAGTTCAAATGTCAGATGATATTGATCATATGGAGTTGCAGTGCTGTGTTTCTGGGAAGTATTAGGGACGGACTTTTGGAGTATAAATCAGGGAGAAATAAGTGTTTGACATCATTAGACGCTCAAGTGTGTGAAGTAGTTAGAACAATATATTTGAGTTTATGGAGAGAAACAGACCTCAGAAAGCGTTAAAGAGATGGCATTCTCCGTCTTTTCTTTGGCAGATGATACAGACATTAGCGCCACTCTGTAATTTGTAGCCAAGGGTATCACAACATACGAGGTCGTGAAAGAAGGGATGCTTGCAGCAGTGGAAAACTCTTGGAGACCTACCATGAGGGGCATGGAAAGAAAAGCCGTTATGGCAGTTCCTAGAATAATTAGAAAAGCAGCCTTCAGGAGATTCATCCACGATGTATCAGCACCCCTAGTCTTCTTTTTCTTAGAGATCAGCGGTGTCTGCTGATCTTCCATAGATGTCTCATTCTGCAAGTGCAGTTTAATGACCCGAATGAAAATCTTGTTTTTCTAAGCATTCAAACATAGTCCTATCAGGCAAATGCGGGTGTAAGAGCAGATGTGCTCATCCCTTATGCAGGTAATTTCAAGTCCCTCTTCCCGATGTTTACATTAGTTAAAGTAAAATATTgcttgtgtaaaaaaaaaatacttgtcCTACCGGGGCTGAATTTATACCTTGGAATTATTTCTTCTGAAAAGCGATCTATGTTCATTATCTTTACCGTTGGCAGGGGCCTTATCTGGATTAATCCATTTTGAGAGTCCATTCACAAACTCCGTCTCAGCTATTTGAGCGTCGCCAGAGAGATCAAATTGCTTCATCACTTCTTCTGCATAATCATCATCATCCAGACCTATTGCTTCTATTTGTATTCCTAGGATCAATGCTCTAAGTTCATCTGCTGATATGTATGTGTTATGATTCTTGTCTATTCTATGGAACAGCCTGCAAATAAATTTAGAAAACGACTAAATGATGAGATCATGGCATTTCAGCGACTCAGGTGGAGTGAACTGAAAACAGAAACCGGGTACTTACTCTTTTATACTGGATTCATTAGCGTTTCCGTCTACTGTCAGAAGACCCAGCAGAATCTTCGGTATGTATTTACGCATCAAATATTCAAGCCTTCTGCTCTGAATCCATGGTTGAAAGAACTGCATAATTGTTTTATATCAGTTAAGAAGTTCACGAATACAACATTTCTAACTTTTGTACTTTGTTCATCGTTTCTTAAACAATCAAAAGTCTTTCTCGGATTCTTATTATTTCAGTATGTTAATTATTTCATCTTTCATACACAATAAATCAAACTTTTACTATCATCTAAGTATCGCCGAGGCAGATTTAACGTTCTTGAAGTTGTGTTACCTGGTAGATGATGTAAGTGGCAAGGATTGCAGATGCAATCAGTAGAGAAATTAAGATCACAACTCGAACCGCTGTGGTTGAAGTCAAGATTTTTGCCAGTTGAAGAACGAGAAATGGAATCAACGAGAGCATCATGATTCTTGCAGTATCTCGGGTTTCAACATCCGTTCTTACACCAGAACCTGCACAACCATGTTTACTTACACATGAAGTTATCATATTTTAGACCTCTCTCTCAGTGAGTGTTGATTAGTGTTTGTGGAGATCAGAGAAGAAGTAAACCAGTTAAACTGAAGGGGTTCTTATTTTCTGACTTTGATGAAGTTTGAGAATCCGAGAGGTCGGAGCTACCGAAAGCAACAACAGAACCCCAAATTAGGGTAAGAATCATGATTGTTGATCCTGCAAGCATGCTCATGTTCATTTTTGCCATTTCCTCCGCAGTTTCTGTAGTTGCTGTAATTCCAGTTACTGAGGAACAAAATGTGAATTGTCGTCATGAATTTACAAGACATAATACATGTCAAATGTATTACTTtgatttaaaagttaaaaccaaAACTTCTGAACTTTTCTCGAAATAGTCAAGCAATTACTAGAGAAGTCAAAATCATTTAAACTATGCAAGTGGGcttttaccacagtggtggtaGAAAGGTGTTGAGCTCTTGCATGATGGCATGGGTTCAAATTCAatcggtgactaatctaacatctaatttaacaaaatatatcatatgacaaaataaatcatttaaaCTATGAATCTTTAATACTTATTTACACTCTCAACACGCTCGTCGTGTTAAATATATAGAGGTGAGCAACTGAGCCACAAAATTAAACACATGAGTTGTTGAGATCAACAATTCAACACATGAGTATAGTTTTAATaccatccatatatatatatatatatatagagagagagagagagagagagagagagagagaggtgagcaACTGGGCCACAAAATAGAGACCCAATATAAGTAacttttataaaactttaattCCTCGAAGTTAGATTCCTCCCAATATGCAAGTTTATGGTCATCACGGTTTaggtacctttttttttttcccgtaaattttcaaaattctcTCTCTTATTTTACCTGCtctgatatttttatttttgttgacaTGGTAACATGGTCGGGGATTTGCAGAGTTGTTACCTTTTGAATTCATTGTATATACctgattaaataaaaaagagagaatagactctaaatatattattgttttaAATAACTATTATTTCCTTTATTGTATTCAGAAAAAATATGAAGCTAAGAAAAATGAACCAAGCTGGCAACATTGACTAATAAAATAGTCTCCAACTTTTTGATGGATGAATATGCATGGAGGAGGATTAACATTGACTATCCACCCCTTAGAGTATTTTATCATACTACTAACTCAAGACTCAATCTTTGATGACTTACATTTTTTATAATGAGTGCTTCCGCTAATTAATAACTATTAATGTCAGTAAGAAATACTCGGACTATTCAGGGTTTTTCTTATTCTTCAAAATGGGGCTTTAATTGTTTATTTCTATGAAATGAAGAACAATATAGGGGAGAGGAAGACCATCGATGAACTAATAACAAACAATACAAGCTGAGGTTTGAGAAGAAATTAAGGATCTTACCAAGAACCACTCCAACTTGTGGAATCAAGCCAAGCAGGTGGAAAGCACTAGCACCAAAGATACCAGTCCCAAACAATTCAAAGAAGATTTCAGATCCTCTTGAAACGTAATGATCTGCGAGTGAGAGCAAGACCTCGTAGACGATTATCAGAAAAAGCAAGCCCCAAACTGAAGTTGCACAAGGCAAGAAGCCATAAAATGGTTCACAAGTCACAGAATCTGCTTTAAGATTCAGAGCTTCGACGATCGAAGATTGGCTTGTTTCGTCGTTTATTCCATTGGATATAAGACTGGAGTCTCTAACAACCCGGCCGCTTCCTAAATGGACTAGTTGGAGGACCAGAAAAATGATGAACAGAGCTGGTCTTGACATATCCAGAGACATACAGCTTTGTAATGAAAAATTATTACAAATGAGAAGGAAACTTGGTGCTTGATCAGGTTTAAATGGAGATCAATACCATGCAAGTTGTGACATCAGACAAAaataggcaaaaaaaaaaaagcaagttGTTTGACATTAGCAAATCCCTCGTTTCCTTCGTCTAGATTTTGAACAATAAGAACGAAGGATAATGTAGCAGGTTTGCAGAAAAAGCTGCCTGCTACCTAATtggattttttaaataatttaaccAAATATTTTATACACTTGCCCCACAATCCCATCAACCGTTGCATAGTTTTGGATATAAGTAATGAAACTATTTAAATACAAATGCACACACTAATGAATAAATTGAATAGTTTATTGAATTATGTGTATATAAATTAGGTTAGTTGGTTATGATAATGTACTTTttgtatttaaatattaaaattttttctaataactataaaaatatcaatgtaataaaaaaaataaatccatATGAAGATTCACCAGTGAGCTGTACTATTGGCAGGTCTCTTTCATTACCCTAATTGTCCGCGGAATCTActaagatttttcaatgccaactcgtaatttaaaaaaatggttAAAGAACGTGGGCTGCGGACTGCATAGTGCATGGTAGACGTGGATTGATTTTAAATAAAGTTAATGTTGCACTGTAAAACTAATTAGTTATATAAAGAGTAGTCCAACTTCTTATACACATGTCATGTGGAGAGTGTGTGATCATTTGacttcacacgtgggacaacctgctctaataccataaagaaagttAATGTTCTACCATAAGATCAATTGGTTATATGAGAAGTAGTACAACCTTTTATAAGCTCATCCAATGTCTCTCATCCCATTAATGTGGAGAAGCAATAGCTTGCTTtctagtttcttttttttttcttcattagtATGAGGATCTTTGTATCtgtttggacccgattttacaTT
This region includes:
- the LOC137730344 gene encoding sodium/calcium exchanger NCL2-like, giving the protein MSLDMSRPALFIIFLVLQLVHLGSGRVVRDSSLISNGINDETSQSSIVEALNLKADSVTCEPFYGFLPCATSVWGLLFLIIVYEVLLSLADHYVSRGSEIFFELFGTGIFGASAFHLLGLIPQVGVVLVTGITATTETAEEMAKMNMSMLAGSTIMILTLIWGSVVAFGSSDLSDSQTSSKSENKNPFSLTGSGVRTDVETRDTARIMMLSLIPFLVLQLAKILTSTTAVRVVILISLLIASAILATYIIYQFFQPWIQSRRLEYLMRKYIPKILLGLLTVDGNANESSIKELFHRIDKNHNTYISADELRALILGIQIEAIGLDDDDYAEEVMKQFDLSGDAQIAETEFVNGLSKWINPDKAPANGKDNEHRSLFRRNNSKNETSMEDQQTPLISKKKKTRGADTSWMNLLKAAFLIILGTAITAFLSMPLMVGLQEFSTAASIPSFTTSYVVIPLATNYRVALMSVSSAKEKTENAISLTLSEIYNAAFMNNIVGLVIFLALVYIRNLSWDVAAEVLVVLIISIAVGLSASFSRRFPLWTCILAYILYPISLLLVYVLTIVIGWS